Proteins from a single region of Kogia breviceps isolate mKogBre1 chromosome 5, mKogBre1 haplotype 1, whole genome shotgun sequence:
- the LOC136794307 gene encoding endogenous retrovirus group K member 13-1 Env polyprotein-like — protein sequence MALLQARRVETKVYWAYLPDPATVRVVTWDDPTPRVHTNMTGLFGGIEDLHIEHAQHPFNWTSFAARPPICFQAQSNTKTSVYGCVMTTQTSHLVRIYPKDEEESNLWDFWSIQEVSTGAQPNRTQLGVTSLSLPSCYNDYAPIPEREPIWRECMHPTPQLFSPYGIPSFAVSDWSKSPLPAQSRFVRPDLLQQQYGAYRHNYSIPGSILSTPGGMYHPDLWKLGAAMAPLQTNYSGSPHWYEGPLRLIFSQACVPRPFFLVVGMGEVRAIHDTNGAMYKIVCNNCVLTNCLPVKAPSSTFKQTLVFLAMQPPYVMVPVEVEGPWYTDYRYQFALELHGLLSRTRRFIGLWIAGIATLISLIATATVSTIALSQTVHTAEHVNNLAQNVSHALATLDRIDHKIFSRLEGLEEAVEFLGKQLTLLKTQMSLICHGGFQYICVTPLEFQNTTSWYQVQRHLQGIWHHTDMSLDLQDLQRDIKNIGKSRLDLVSPAKIAQKVLDQLNGFYPFNLLQYSMWFFIGILALLICLGIIWCCFWSCWKRYQFMVQAQMPLLHLKTIGGDVERAMPVKGIRPAGA from the coding sequence ATGGCGCTCCTGCAGGCACGTCGGGTTGAAACAAAAGTTTATTGGGCTTATCTTCCTGATCCTGCTACCGTACGGGTGGTTACCTGGGATGATCCTACACCTCGGGTACATACTAATATGACTGGATTGTTCGGAGGAATAGAAGATCTGCATATCGAACATGCACAACACCCTTTTAATTGGACATCTTTCGCTGCTCGGCCGCCTATTTGTTTTCAAGCTCAATCAAATACCAAGACTTCAGTTTATGGTTGCGTGATGACCACGCAAACATCTCATTTAGTAAGGATATACCCCAAAGATGAGGAAGAATCGAACTTATGGGACTTTTGGTCAATTCAGGAAGTTTCAACAGGAGCCCAACCTAATCGGACACAATTGGGAGTAACCTCCCTTTCATTACCTTCATGTTATAATGATTATGCTCCTATCCCAGAAAGGGAGCCTATTTGGAGAGAATGTATGCACCCTACTCCACAGTTGTTTTCCCCCTATGGAATCCCTTCGTTTGCAGTATCAGACTGGTCTAAAAGTCCACTGCCTGCACAAAGTAGATTTGTAAGACCTGATTTATTACAACAGCAATATGGAGCATATCGACATAATTATTCCATTCCAGGGAGTATACTCTCTACCCCTGGGGGAATGTATCATCCCGACTTGTGGAAGTTAGGAGCCGCTATGGCTCCTTTGCAAACCAATTATTCTGGTTCTCCCCATTGGTATGAAGGTCCCCTCAGACTTATATTTTCTCAAGCTTGTGTGCCTCGTCCCTTTTTTCTGGTGGTGGGGATGGGAGAGGTTCGTGCTATTCATGACACCAATGGAGCTATGTATAAAATTGTATGTAATAATTGTGTACTTACTAACTGCTTACCTGTTAAGGCTCCCTCTTCTACATTCAAACAgactcttgtttttcttgccaTGCAACCCCCATATGTGATGGTCCCTGTGGAAGTAGAAGGACCTTGGTATACAGATTACAGATACCAATTTGCCTTAGAGTTACATGGCTTATTATCACGTACTAGAAGATTTATAGGGTTATGGATTGCTGGAATAGCTACACTTATATCTCTCATAGCTACAGCTACCGTATCCACCATAGCATTATCTCAAACTGTTCACACTGCTGAACATGTTAATAATCTTGCGCAGAATGTATCGCATGCATTAGCCACACTGGATCGTATAgatcataaaatatttagcagACTGGAAGGATTAGAAGAAGCTGTAGAATTTTTGGGAAAACAACTTACACTGTTAAAAACTCAGATGTCTTTGATATGCCACGGTGGGTTTCAGTACATTTGTGTTACCCCATTAGAATTTCAGAATACAACATCCTGGTATCAGGTACAAAGACATCTCCAGGGTATCTGGCACCATACTGACATGAGTCTCGATTTACAAGATTTGCagagagatattaaaaatataggtaAATCTAGGTTAGACCTTGTCAGCCCTGCTAAGATTGCACAAAAGGTTCTTGACCAATTGAATGGATTCTATCCTTTTAATCTTTTGCAATACTCTATGTGGTTTTTTATTGGAATACTCGCGCTTCTTATTTGTTTAGGAATTATTTGGTGTTGCTTTTGGAGCTGTTGGAAGCGTTATCAATTCATGGTTCAGGCTCAAATGCCTCTGCTGCACTTGAAAACTATAGGGGGAGATGTGGAGCGCGCCATGCCCGTTAAGGGTATTCGGCCTGCAGGAGCatga